Proteins found in one Miscanthus floridulus cultivar M001 chromosome 4, ASM1932011v1, whole genome shotgun sequence genomic segment:
- the LOC136552074 gene encoding probable glucan endo-1,3-beta-glucosidase A6 — translation MAVSMAASPLLTLPFLFLVCATVACRGAYGASGGYGLGVNYGRVADDIPSPRRSVELLRAAGAGSVKIYDANPGVLRALAGTRWPVSIMVPNEIIPDLAASAAAADRWVAENLVPYYPATRVKFLLVGNEILSDHSIANSTWPRLVPAMENIHRSLRKRGISSVKIGTTLAMDALADGAFPRPPSAAEFRADIAEAVVRPLLHFLNGTNSYYFVDAYPYFVWADNNLTVSLDYALFQGGRLRYVDPGTGLAYTNLLDEMLDAVVIAMAKLGYGHVKLAIAETGWPNGCDYDQIGGNVHNAAIYNRNLAVRMVKNPGTPVRPGAKMPVFVFSLYNEDLKPGPGTERHWGLYYANGTAVYEIDLTGRRPLWSYPPLPAPENNTPYKGPIWCVLSAAASNKLNETAVGNALSYACGQGNGTCDAIQPGKMCYMPNTTVAHASYAFNSYWQQFRKNGATCYFNNLAEQTIKDPSHGSCKFPSSLDS, via the exons ATGGCAGTATCCATGGCCGCTTCGCCGCTCTTGACCCTCCCCTTCCTCTTCCTTGTCTGCGCCACCGTCGCCTGCCGCG GGGCGTATGGGGCAAGCGGCGGCTACGGGCTCGGCGTCAACTACGGGCGGGTGGCGGACGACATCCCCTCGCCGCGGCGGTCCGTGGAGCTGCTCCGCGCGGCGGGGGCCGGGTCGGTCAAGATCTACGACGCCAACCCGGGCGTGCTCCGCGCGCTGGCGGGGACGCGCTGGCCCGTCTCCATCATGGTGCCCAACGAGATCATCCCGGACCTCGCCGCCTCAGCGGCCGCGGCGGACCGGTGGGTCGCCGAGAACCTGGTCCCCTACTACCCGGCGACGCGGGTCAAGTTCCTTCTCGTGGGGAACGAGATCCTCTCCGACCACTCCATCGCCAACTCCACCTGGCCGCGCCTCGTCCCGGCGATGGAGAACATCCACCGGAGCCTCCGCAAGAGGGGCATCAGCAGCGTTAAGATTGGCACCACGCTCGCCATGGACGCGCTCGCCGACGGCGCCTTCCCGCGCCCACCGTCGGCCGCCGAGTTCCGCGCCGACATTGCCGAGGCAGTCGTGCGCCCGCTGCTGCACTTCCTGAACGGGACCAACTCATACTACTTCGTCGACGCGTACCCCTACTTCGTCTGGGCCGACAACAACCTCACCGTCTCGCTCGACTACGCGCTCTTCCAGGGCGGACGCCTCCGCTACGTCGACCCGGGCACCGGGCTCGCATACACCAACCTGCTCGACGAAATGCTCGACGCGGTGGTCATCGCGATGGCGAAGCTCGGGTACGGGCACGTGAAGCTGGCCATCGCGGAGACCGGGTGGCCCAACGGCTGCGACTACGACCAGATTGGCGGCAACGTCCACAACGCCGCCATCTACAACAGGAACCTCGCGGTGCGGATGGTCAAGAACCCGGGCACGCCGGTGAGGCCGGGCGCGAAGATGCCTGTGTTCGTGTTCTCGCTCTACAACGAGGACCTCAAGCCAGGGCCGGGCACCGAGCGACATTGGGGGCTGTACTACGCCAACGGCACGGCAGTCTACGAGATCGACCTCACCGGACGGCGGCCACTGTGGTCGTACCCGCCCCTGCCGGCGCCGGAGAACAACACACCGTACAAGGGGCCGATATGGTGCGTGCTCTCGGCCGCGGCCAGCAACAAGCTGAACGAGACGGCAGTGGGGAACGCGCTGTCGTACGCGTGCGGGCAGGGAAACGGGACCTGCGACGCCATTCAGCCCGGGAAAATGTGTTACATGCCGAACACGACAGTGGCGCACGCCAGCTACGCGTTCAATTCGTACTGGCAGCAGTTCAGGAAGAATGGAGCGACGTGCTACTTCAACAACCTCGCAGAGCAGACTATCAAAGACCCAA GCCATGGATCCTGCAAGTTCCCTAGCTCGTTGGACTCTTGA